The following nucleotide sequence is from Salvia splendens isolate huo1 chromosome 2, SspV2, whole genome shotgun sequence.
ACTACTGGATGTGATGAAAAATGTCTCTCTAACTGTTAGTAATAAATAAGTTCCTAATGCTTTGGAgatttaaatttgtatattttcttACTAAATTTGCTGAGCGTCCACTGGAAATGGATTACCTAACCAAAAACATGGTAGCACCTATGTGGAAATGATATTTTGATTTATCACCTGCTATCAAACAATATTAAGGAGGCGTTTACTTTGGTCGGAGATATGATTTACTTTATATATAGCACTGAGTAATTTGAATGATTATAACTTATAAGACAATTACAAGCTTAAAATTTGTTTAACCCATCAAAGAATGTTGTGTATTAAGCCTATACTAATTTTATCTATCTAAGTTATTACCCAAAGTAAACATCATTGGAAGAGGATTTTCTTTGCGGCACCTCATGTAGTACTTCATTTTTTGTCTAATTATTGGCTTCCATTTAGGTTAAAATACATAGGTTGCTGTTGCAATCAACATATCGGACTAGAAAGAAAGAGGAAGCAGATCTGTTCTTTGTTCCGTCCTATGTTAAATGTGTTCGAATGATGGGTGGGCTGAATGACAAAGAGATCAACCAAACTTATGTCAAGGTAATAGATATAACCCCTTATCAGAACATGGGGACTTCATGAGAGATCATTATCATGATATAATTGTTGTATAAAGTAGCAATATTTGGTTTCAGGTTTTAAGTCAAATGCCATATTTCAGGTTATCTGGTGGCCGCAACCATATTTTTGTATTCCCAAGGTATGATTCTCTTATTTCTGGTTATAGTTCGTAAACTAGGACTGCTTGAGTACCATTCATgcacatataaaaataattacatttGCTGTTTTTGTCTATCCATATGTTATCAAAAGGTATACAAAAAACCAATGATATTCCCAACAGTTATTGGTCCCTTGCTTAAATGTTAATAATCGCCGATTATGGATTCTTATCCTCTTGAGTTGCAGATGCAGTTCACTAGTAATACTTTTCTTAATGTTTTAAGCTAAACTTATTAAGCTTTTGCTGCTTTCCCTATCTTAGTATCTTAGTAGTATAATAGAAACTGGAAACCACGTAGATTCTGAGATGGAGAATGAGCAAAGTTTATGCTTTCTGCCATGGGCGGACACACATGTGATTAGGGAgtggcttaagcccttccccaattaatttttttataattttagttatataacattatgattttgttggtattttgtgtaaaatgaAGTGCAAAAGCCCctatcaaaacaaaaaaatataggaaaattaTTATCTCATACAAAATTTAGAATATATAGCCCCTACTATAATAATTTTCTGCGTCCCCCCTGTTCTGCTGTATCTTTTTCCTATATAACCAGACAAAGGGAAGTTATATTGTTTTTGATGTTTTACTCCATTGCAGCGGTGCTGGAGCTCACTTGTTCAAGTCTTGGGCTACATATATAAATCGTTCCATAATTCTGACTCCGGAGgtacatttttatatatttaattatgctTTTCTTATTCCTACATTTTAATACATTTCACTTTATGTGAAGCTATGCTTATAAAGTGCTAGGATATGAAAGACTGAAAAATGGCTGTTTCTATGCATGACTTGGAGCATCTACACCGATAGAGCCACTTCAGTTTTTCCAATTTCCATGCATTAGACATGTATATTTATTATCACAGTAGTTGATTCATTATATCATCATGTTATTTCATGTATTTGGTATGGATCGGGAATCTCTTTTTTGCATTTGGCCTCCACTCAGACTTGGTTTTAGAGTTTTGCACAAAATCATGTAAAAATCAACATTTTTGCCACCTTTCATTACAAGAAATGTCATTAATGACTGATGTATGTTTATGTTTGTATCTTCTCGATAACGCAGGGTGACCGGACTGATAAGCGAGACATTAGTGCCTTCAATACATGGAAAGATATTATCATACCCGGGAATATTGATGATGGGATGACAATTAATAATCCAAGGCTTGTTGATCCTTTGCCTTTATCTAGGAGGAAATATTTGGCAAATTACTTGGGTCGAGCACAAGGAAAGATTGGTCTTCTTCGATTGATAGAACTTGCAAAAGAATATCCTGATAAGGTACATCTTCCATTCTTCTTTCTGACCAAcatctttctttatttttattatcatcatcaatatAAACTTCCCTAGGATTAAACTATGGAAACGGTAGATCTGGACAAGGCTACCAGTAGCTTAGTGGTTGGTGGAAATAGTTTTCTTTCGTTAATAGATGTCAAAAGATTTCTCACTCAACTTATTTACCGGCTTTTGCATCTCTTTGAATTCTTCAAAATCCTATAAACAATACATATATAATGGACTAATAATTCTGACCTTAAAGAAAAGGTAATGGAAAATGAGAAGAGTTCTTGACAGTTAATACTTAGTAGAAAATCTTGGTCAAAGCTGAATAAATAGGCCTATAATGTTGATTAAGAAAACCACCTCTAATCTAGCACCTTGATAAATTTCATTCCTTGTTAGAAGCTTGTTACtatatattttgatattatgTTCCATTATCATTGCAATAATTCCATTGAAAGATATGCATGTGTGATCCTATTTACAGTTGGAATCTCCAGTGTTGAAATTCAGCGGCCCAGAAAAACTTGGGAAAAGGGATTACTTTCTACATCTGCGAAATGCAAAATTCTGTCTCGCTCCACGTGGAGAGTCATCATGGACACTTCGCTTCTATGAATCATTCTTTGTGGTCCGTATCTACATGTTTCTGTTCCTAGTGTGTATAATGTACAAATACACAACTATCCGAGCTCATTGCTGCTGTTGTTTTGCACTGAACAGGAGTGTGTCCCTGTTATCCTATCTGATCAGGTAGAGCTACCTTTCCAGGATGTAGTCGACTACTCCCAGATATCAATCAAATGGCCATCCACTCGGATAGGGAAAGAACTTTTGGATTACTTGGAATCCATTTCAGGTCATATTAGTGTGGTCTGTTGTGCTGCTTTATTTCTCAAAATGCGCCACTTTTACTATTGTCAAACAAAAAACTTGTGTTTCTCTCCCAGATAATGAGATAGAAGAAATGATCGCCCGAGGGCGGAGAGTGAGGTGCTT
It contains:
- the LOC121785841 gene encoding probable beta-1,4-xylosyltransferase IRX10L, producing MATINSGNKTTRSHSHHHTSFTRVHHFAALALVAATFFLTRLFDHSIAHCSNAYHYTTPDETVRSRGYANLKIYVYEKDEIDGLQLLLSGRDGKISADACVKGQWGTQVKIHRLLLQSTYRTRKKEEADLFFVPSYVKCVRMMGGLNDKEINQTYVKVLSQMPYFRLSGGRNHIFVFPSGAGAHLFKSWATYINRSIILTPEGDRTDKRDISAFNTWKDIIIPGNIDDGMTINNPRLVDPLPLSRRKYLANYLGRAQGKIGLLRLIELAKEYPDKLESPVLKFSGPEKLGKRDYFLHLRNAKFCLAPRGESSWTLRFYESFFVECVPVILSDQVELPFQDVVDYSQISIKWPSTRIGKELLDYLESISDNEIEEMIARGRRVRCLWVYDTELESCSAFSGILGELQKKVRQFHQSAETFWLHNGSLVSRDLVEFSKWKPPMPMALILW